A stretch of the Acidobacteriota bacterium genome encodes the following:
- a CDS encoding TRC40/GET3/ArsA family transport-energizing ATPase, with product MGMKEVFDQNPGRRYIMFGGKGGLGKTTFSAATAYWLASQGKKVLVFSVDPQASLTDIFQKDIFGKGPVKIMENLWAQEIDADSHIKAYQDEIRKKIRDMYGLAEVPEEIESYIQAASAEPAMEESAIFDAVVDVVVQKDYDYYIYDLVPLGHALYYLSMAKVYDEWINKVTKLREDMREYEEMVSRLKREKETEQDEILKELIYIKGRINASSKILTDKDMTAFFFVVTPEDMIIRDTEKAAKLFAQFDVPIGGYVVNRVIPHELIDQNIPDYLRNRIQMQDKYIGNIKTTFGKDVLAYVPELERDVTGLPMIEKLAKIMYGDQKLG from the coding sequence ATGGGCATGAAGGAAGTCTTCGACCAGAACCCCGGCCGCCGCTACATCATGTTCGGCGGAAAGGGCGGGCTCGGAAAGACCACGTTTTCGGCCGCGACGGCTTACTGGCTCGCGTCCCAGGGGAAGAAAGTCCTCGTCTTCTCCGTCGACCCGCAGGCCTCCCTGACGGACATCTTCCAGAAGGACATCTTCGGGAAGGGCCCGGTCAAGATCATGGAGAACCTGTGGGCGCAGGAGATCGACGCCGACAGCCACATCAAGGCCTACCAGGACGAGATCCGCAAGAAGATCCGCGACATGTACGGCCTCGCGGAGGTGCCCGAGGAGATCGAGAGCTACATCCAGGCCGCGAGCGCCGAGCCCGCCATGGAGGAGAGCGCGATCTTCGACGCCGTCGTGGACGTCGTCGTCCAGAAGGACTACGACTACTACATCTACGACCTCGTGCCGCTCGGCCACGCCCTCTACTACCTCTCGATGGCCAAGGTCTACGACGAGTGGATCAACAAGGTCACGAAGCTCCGCGAGGACATGCGCGAGTACGAGGAGATGGTCAGCCGCCTGAAGCGCGAGAAGGAGACCGAGCAGGACGAGATCCTCAAGGAGCTCATCTACATCAAGGGGCGGATCAACGCGTCCTCGAAGATCCTCACGGACAAGGACATGACGGCGTTCTTCTTCGTCGTGACGCCCGAGGACATGATCATCCGGGACACGGAGAAGGCCGCGAAGCTCTTCGCCCAGTTCGACGTCCCGATCGGCGGCTACGTCGTCAACCGCGTCATCCCGCACGAGCTGATCGACCAGAACATCCCCGACTACCTGCGCAACCGGATCCAGATGCAGGACAAGTACATCGGGAACATCAAGACGACGTTCGGCAAGGACGTGCTCGCCTACGTCCCGGAGCTCGAGCGCGACGTCACG